The genomic interval ACTGCCACGATACTATGAGGGACGAGCTCGGTACAACGTGACGAAAGTAGTAGAGAGGGGAGATTAGCGGGCTGGGGCGACTTTTTTCTGACACCGGGTGCACCGGCCAAAGAAGTCCACGACATGGTCGAGGACGGCGAATCGTCTGTCCGGCACGCTGACCTGGCAGTCCGCCACACTGGCGACCGAGCCGCAGTCGAGGCAGATCATGTGATGGTGATGGCCGGGGGCGCAGAAGACGTACCGCGTCGTCCGGTTTGTTTGCGGGAACGACCGGCAGAGTCCCGCCTCCGTGAGGGCCGCGATGAGCCGGTACACGGTGGCGCGGCCCGGGTGCAGCCCTGCCTGCTCGGCCGCAGCGCGCAACTCCTCTGGTGTATACCAGCGCCGCGAAGAGGCGAAGAGCCGGAGGAGCCGGCGCCGGACCGGGGTTACGCGGAGGCCCACTTGTCGCAGCCGTGCCCAGACGGCTTCAGGGAGTGTCGATGATGTCGCCATGAGTGCCTCTCATCTGTTCGACTTTCGAAACGATCCGTCCTTGTCATCGTCGGCTCTTGACAACGCCTTTTGCCCCGCCCTATATTTAGGAGACTGAGTCTCGATACCGAATCTCCACAACGGATTATGGGGGAGCCCCTCGATGCTGTCAAGGCGGGCGCACGTGGTGGGGATGATCGTGGTGGTCGGGCTGGGGCTCCTGGGAGCGGCGCGCGCAGCCCCAGCCGCGTCTGTCGCATCGCGCATCATCATCGTCGCGGCAGAGAATTTCTACGGCGACATCGTGGGCCAGATCGGCGGCGACCACGTGGCTGTGACGAGCATCATCACCGACCCCAACGTCGACCCGCATGAGTACGTCATCAACGCGCGGGATGGGGCGGCCGTCGCCAACGCCCGCCTGGTCATCCAAAACGGGATCGGCTACGACGATTTCATGAACCAGTTGATGGCCGCGTCGCCAAATCCACAGCGCAAGGTGATTGTCGTGGCCGAGCTGACCGGCCACAAGAAGGGCGACAATCTGCACCTCTGGTACGATCCCCCGACGATCCCCAAGGTCGCTCAAGCCGTCCTCGAGGCGCTCGTCCAGATCGATCCGGGCAACGCGACCTCCTTTCGCAACTGGTACCGAGCGTTTCAGGCCTCGCTGCTGCCCCTGAATCAGGCGATCGCCAACACCAAGGCGCAATACGGGGGCACCCCGATCGCGTTTACCGAGCCCGTCTTCGGCTACATGGCCGCCGCTCTGGGGTTGAACGTCCTCACTCCCATAGAGTTTCAAAAAGCGATTGAGGAAGGGGAGGATCCGCCGGCTTCCGCGCTGGCCCGGATGGAGGACCAGCTCAAGACACACCAGGTGAAGGTGCTCTTGTACAACACCCAGACGGTCTCCCCCATCACCACCCGGGTCCGGGAGCTGGCGAGACGCGTGGGCGTGCCCGTGGTGGGCGTGTCGGAGACCGAGCCGCCGGGGAAGTCCTTCCAGCAGTGGATGCTCTCCCAATTGGAGGCGTTGCGGGCGGCGCTCGCAGCGAGTAAGTAGTGTCGGACTTCCCTGCGATCAGGCTGGACCACGCACTCTTGCATTTTGGCCACGGGCCGCTGTGGGAGGGTTTGTCGCTGGTGGTGCCGCCCGGGGAGTTTCTCGCTGTGCTGGGCCCCAATGGCACCGGCAAGACCTCGCTCCTCCGCGTCCTGTTGGGTCTCCAGCCGCTCAGCGAGGGGCAGGCAGAGGTGCTTGGACGCGTTCCTCACCGCGGCAACCCGGCGATCGGGTACATTCCCCAGCAACGAGCCTTTGATGCCGATCTGCCACTTCGCGGCCGCGATCTGGTGCGGTTTGGGTTGGACGGGCACCAGTGGGGCTTCACACGAGATTCGAGGGTCGCGCGCCGCCAAGTTGACGAGATTCTGACGCTGCTCGATGCCCGGGCGTTTGCCGACGAACCGATCGGACGGCTCTCGGGCGGAGAGCAGCAGCGTCTTCGGGTCGCACAGGCCCTGATCGGCAGGCCCCGTTTACTGCTCTGCGACGAGCCACTCCTCAGCCTGGACCTGAACTATCAGCAGACGATCGTGCAGTTGCTCTCGGAGTGGAACCGCCAGCGAGGGGTCACCGTTATCTTCGTGACGCACGATGTCAACCCGCTCTTGGCCGTGATCGATCGCGTATTACTGCTCGCCGGTGGTCCATGGGCGGTCGGCGATGTCGACGAGGTGTTGACTTCCGAGACCCTCACCCGTCTCTATAGACGGCCGGTGGAGGTGCTGCGCATCGAGGGGCGGGTCGTGGTCCTGGGCGCTGAACTCGGGGGCCACGAGCCGTTGCCTGGCCATCGGGCGGGCGTCCGATGAGTTCGCTGTGGCACTACGCGTTCGTACAGCACGCGCTGCTCGCCGGGATCATCACCGCCGTCCTGGCGGGTTGCGTCGGGCCGATCGTCACCGCCCGCAATATGTCGTTTGCTGTCCATGGCCTCGCCGAACTCGGCTTCACCGGCGCGGCCGGGGCGGTGCTGCTCGGAGCGTCGCCCATGATCGGGGTGCTGACCGCGACGTTTGCCGCCGCGGCGGCGATCGGGGTCCTTGGAGTTCGTCTGCGCGAACGCGACATCGCGATCGGGAGCGTCCTCGCCTTCGGCACCGGCCTCGGTGTCTTGTTCTTGAGCCTCACCCAGCGCTATGCGACGGAAGCGTTCGGCATCCTCTTCGGGTCGATCCTCGCTGTCACCACGGGGGACATCGTCCGGTCGCTGATCGTCGGAACGGTGGCCATCGCGGTCCTGGCCGTCATCTACCGCCCGTTGCGCTTTGCCAGCGTCGATCCCGAGGTGGCGGAGGCCCGCGGCGTCCCCGTCCGTCTGCTCTCCACGGTATTCCTCTTACTGCTGGCGCTCGCTGTCTCGGAGGCCGTCCAAGTCGTGGGTGTCCTGCTGATCCTGACGCTGCTCATCGTCCCGTCGGCGGCCGCGCAGCGGGTCACGGCCCACCCAGGCTTGGTGGTGGCCTACAGTGTGGGGATCGCGCTCGTTGCCACCATCGGCGGCCTCGCCTGCGCGATCTACACATCCCTTCCGGTCAGCTTCTTCGTCGCGACTCTGAGCTTCGCCGCTTATCTGCTCGCGCGCGCTGTAAGTGTGGGTACGATGAAGATGGCGCGGCGGCCATCTGCAGAAGCGGAAGACGCGGGCCGCGGGTCGTTAACGAGGCCTTCCTCGTCCGAGTCTCATTGAACATGGTGGCGCCGAGAGCGTAGACCGGTCACCTCCGCACTTCCGCGGCGTGGTCGCGTGATCGCCATGCCCTGCATCGTGGGCGGCATCGACCAGCAGCACACGTTGCGGCGGCGCTTGGCTACAGTTTCTAGCGCGCGGCAGCGGTGCGCGGGGCGTTTGCCGTTCACTGCAACGAGCGGTATACTTGCCAAAGGGATGCCTGCGGCGTAAAGGAGACACGGTGCGGCAACCGACCTGCAAGGTGCACGAGGGACACAGCCACCGACATGGCTCGGGCTGCGGCCATGTGACCGTCCAGCACGGTGATCACGTCGATTATCTGCATGATGGACACCTGCATCATCCGCACGGCGACCACTGCGACGACCACGGGGCGATTGCCGTTCGGCTGTAGAAGGCTGTTCCCGCGTGCAACGTCAACGCTCGGGTCGGGACGGTCAAGCCGTCCCGTTTTGCGTTGAGCAGTCAAAGAGGTGAGCGTGTGCGGTTCAGTCGGCGTCGATTGATCACGGCCATGGCCGCAGCCGTTGTGGCAGTCGTGCTGCCGTTCGCTCCCCGCTCCTCGATCGCCGATGCCCAACTCTTCGCGGTTAGCGAAGCGGATGAGATCAAGATCGGGCGTCAGGTCGAGGCCGAGGTCCTTAAGACGTACGGGTTCGTCAACGATCCGGCGAAGACCCGATATGTGAGGGGGATTGCCCTCAAACTCGCGCACGTGTCGGAACGGCCGAACCTCCCATGGACCTACCATATCGTGCAAGATGCCTCCGTGAATGCCTTCGCGGCTCCGGGAGGGTTTGTGTTCGTGACCAAAGGGCTGCTGCCGTTCGTCAAGTCCAGGGACGAGCTGGCATTCGTGCTGGGACACGAGACCACCCACATCGCTCACCGGCATGCCGTCGACCTGGCCCAAAAGCAAATGGAGCTGCAGTTCGGCGCCATCCTGATCACCCAGCTGCTCTTCGGAGGCAGTTTGAGCGCGTATCAACTCTCCCAGGTCGCGAGCGGCCTGCTCGGCGCGAAATACTCTCGCGACAAGGAATATGAGGCGGACCACTACGGTGTGATCTTCGCGAAAAAAGCCGGATTTGACCCTCGAGCCTCCGTGTCTTTTTTCGAGCGCCTCCAAGGGTTGGAGCAGAAGCAGGGCGCGGTCGGCACCGCGTTCGCGAGCCATCCTCCGACACCCGATCGGATCAAGGCCGTCCGGGATGAACTCCGGCAGATGGGCTATCAGATCGCCGCCTCGGTCAAATGAGCCTTCAGGAGTATCGCCGGAAGCGACGCTTTGGCCGGACGCCTGAGCCGGAGGGGCGGCCCGGACCGCCTTCGAAGACGGCGGGGAAGCTCACGTATGTGATCCAAAAGCATCAAGCCAGCCACCTTCATTACGACCTCCGCCTCGAGGCGAACGGCGTGATGCTCTCCTGGGCGGTGCCCAAGGGGCCGTCACTCGATCCATCGGTCAAGCGCCTGGCGATGCGCGTGGAAGACCATCCCGTCGACTACGCCCGCTTCGAGGGTGTGATCCCGGAAGGTGAATATGGAGCGGGGACGGTCATGGTCTGGGACCGCGGGACGTGGGTCCCCGACGACCCGGACGTCGATGCCGCGCTGCGGCGGGGTGAGCTGAAGTTCACGCTGCGCGGGACGAAGCTCAAGGGTTCGTGGGTGCTGGTGCGAACCCGCAGCGGCTACCCGGCGTCCTCGGGCCGCCCTGCCTGGCTGCTGATCAAGCACCGTGACGCCTACGCCTCCGATCGGGACGTTACAGTCTCCAGGCCCAACTCGGTGGTTTCCCGGAGGACGCTCGCGGGAATCGCCGGGGCCGCGTCGGGGGATGCGGCCGGGCGAGCCGGAGGGTCTGCCACCGCCGCGATCGTTCGCCGCCCAGCGCCGCGGCGTCGCGCGCCCGCGTCGCGAAGAGGGCAGCGCCGTTGAACGACCGCGTCCCGTTCCGCGTTCACCCGATGCTGGCCACCCTCGTCAAGGAACCCGTTCACCGGCCAGGCTGGGTCTATGAGGAGAAGTACGATGGCGACCGGATCCTGGCATACAAGGAAGGCGCCGCCGTCCGGCTCGTGTCGAGGAACGCGAAGGACCGTACCGCGACGTTCCCAGAGATCGCCGCCGTGATCGGAGGGTTGCCCTCCACCACCCTGCTCTTGGACGGGGAGGTCGTGGCCTTCGATGGGGGCGGCATTTCCCGTTTCCAGCTGCTGCAGCAGGGCCGGATCGAGCCGCACTACGCGATCTTCGATTGCCTCTACCTAGACGGCCGTGACCTGCGCCGCGAGCCGCTCACCGTCCGCCGGAAGTCACTGGAGTCGGCCATCAACAAGAACGAGCGCCTCCTCCTGGCGCGACGCCTGGACAAAGATGGGCTCGCCGCCTACCGCACCGCGAAACGGAAGGGCTACGAAGGGCTGGTGGCCAAGGATCTCTCCTCGCCCTACATCGAGAAGCGTTCGACGAAGTGGCTGAAGGTCAAAGTGCACCAGGAGGACGAGTTTGTGGTCGTGGGCTATACCGCACCAGGGGGCCACCGCAGCCATTTTGGCGCGTTGCTGCTCGGCGCATACGACCACGGGGTTCTTCGCTACGTGGGGAAGGTCGGGACGGGGTTCAGCGAGAGCCGACTGGCATCGCTCTCTCGCAGTTTCCGGCCATTGGTGCGAAAGACGTCTCCGCTCGTCGACCCCCCGCGCGAGCGCGGGGTCACGTACCTGGCGCCCCGCCTTGTCGCCCAGATCGCCTTTGAGGAGTGGACGGCGGACCGAAAGCTGCGGCAGCCCGTCTTTCTCGGGCTCCGAGACGACAAGCGGCCATCGGAGGTCGCCATGCCGGGAGCCACGCCGTGACCCGGCGGCCGGCGGAACGGGCTGCGACGCAACACCTGGCCGTCACCGTGACGCATCCCGATAAGTTCTTCTGGCCCACCGAGGGGTACACCAAACTCGACCTGGCCCATTTCTACAACGCGATCTTTCCCTCTCTCGCTCCCTTCGTGAAAGACCGGCTGCTCACCCTCGAGCGCTGCCCGGACGGGATGCGCGGGGAGTGCTTCTACCAACGCGAGGCGCCGCGGGGGATGCCGCCGCGCACCCCGACGAAGCGGGTCCGTGACGCGAAAGGATCGACGAATTACGTCGTGGGGGGGAGCCGCGCCACACAACTGACGCTCGTCAACCTCGGCTGCATCGCCGTCCATGTCTGGGGCAGCCGGGCGGGGGCCCCTCGCCGGCCCGATTGGGTCTGCTTCGATCTCGATCCGTCGTCGGGCGCGTTCGCCGATGCGGCCCGCGCCGGGCTGCTGGTCAAAGACGCTCTGGACTCGCTCGGGGTCGCCTCGTTTCCTAAGACATCAGGGAGTAGGGGACTGCACGTGTTCGTTCCCATCCGGGTCGGGCCGGACGTCAGCGAGGTGCTCGGATTCGCCGAGGCGTTTGTCAGCCGGCTGGCTGCAGCCCACCCGAAGGACCTGACCGTCGACGCTCACATCGCCGCACGCCGGGGCCGGGTCTATCTCGATCCGTACAGGAATGGGTTCGCCCAGACGGTCGCCGCGCCGTTCTCGGTCCGCCGGCGGCCCAAGGCACCCGTGTCGACGCCGCTCGCGTGGGCGGAGGTGTCGCCGAGACTCGTGCCGTCGGATTTCAATCTGGGCAACTTCGTCGGACGCCGGCAGGGACACACCCCCTGGCAGGACTTCTTCCGGCGACGCCAGTCCCTCGCGGCGGCGATGAAGGCGGTCCGGCGTTTGTAGGTCACCCCGAGAACGTCACGGAGGCAGCGGACCCCATGATCCTTGTGCTGTCGCCCCCCCTTTTTAATGTGCGGCCCCCTGGACCGCGTGCGCGACTTGAATCGCGACGAGGGCCATCATGACGATCACGTAGAAACGCAGGCCCCACAAGAGCACACGGACGCCGCCTGACAGTTGCCGTTGACCAAAGCCGGGGCGTTCCTTAGCGGCGACCAGCTGATCGGCCTCCAGCACCGAGAGCACCGTGTCCGGTCGAAGATCCAGGTGCACAACATCTGAGGGTTCGGCTGGGGCCGTCGCCTCGGCACGGTGGATGGTGGCGCCCGGGGTATCGTGTTCTGGTTTCATCTCCATCACCTCCATGTATGGCTGCGCGAATGCCGAATCTGCGCCGAGACGAACACATCCTACCCGCCGCCCAGGAGCTTGGGAAACACGGTGACCAGCCCGTACCCCAACCCCGCCAAGACCAGCAACGCCGTCACGATCACGATGGCAATATTCGCCCACCGTCCGTTGGTATACTCACCCATGACCACGGGATCATTGACCAGGAGGACCAGGAAGACCAGCGCGGGGGGCATCGCCAGGACCGCGATGACGTTGACGATTAACACGATGTAGGTGAGGGGCGCATTAGGTATCAACACGAGCGCCGCCGCGGCAAGGGCGGACGCGAGTAGCACGCCGTAGAATGACCACCCCTCCCACAGCGGCCGGTTGAGGCTATGCGGCTTATGCAGGACTTCGCCGAAGGCGTACGCGGATGACGTGGAGATGGTGATGGCGGCGACGAGGCCTGCTTCGAAGATCCCCAGGGCAAAAAGAGTGGCGCCGACGCGCCCGATGAGGGGTTGCAACGCCTGGGCGAACTGCGCCGCCTGGAAGTCGCTCGCTTTGATGCCATGCGCGAATAACGGCGCCGTCGCGACGATGGTGGCGATCCCAAAGGTCGCGGCGAGGAGCGTTCCCAGCATCGTGTCCGTCCGGCCCGCCCGAATGTCGCGCGGCTGCAGACCTTTGTCGACCACGGCACTCTGTTGGAAAAACAGCATCCAGGGAGTCACGGTTGCTCCGATATCGGCCATGATGAGCAGCATCACATCGGGCTTCAGGAGACCGCCAGCCGGGACCGGGGACCACGTGAGAAACGAGCGGCCGATCATGCCCCATTGCGGATGGGCGAGGAGAGCCGCCGGTACGAACAGGCCGTTGAACACCGCCAACCCCAGCGTGATGCGCTCCCAGGTCCAGTAGCGGTGTGTGAGGATCACGCCGAATACGATGAGCATTGCGCCACCGACGGCAATCAGCGGGGGGACGCCGAAGAAGCTGAGGCCGGCACGAACCCCGATGAATTCCGTCACCAGCGTGAGGAAGTTGCCGATGACCAGGTCGCCCATCGCGAAGCGCCCCCAGAACCGCCCGAAGCGGTCGAAGATGAGTTCGGCATGCCCGCGGTGCGTCACTGCGCCAAGTCGCACCGTCATTTCCTGCACCACGAACCCCGCTAGGAACGTGACCAGGACAAACGGCACAAAAAACCCGATGCCGTATTGGGCGCCCGTGGCGGCGTAGGACAACATGCTCGGCGCGTCGTTTTCGCCAAGAAACACCAGCACCCCGGGTCCGATGAGGAACCAGAGCGGCAGGAGCCGCCGTGCGAGAGGCGTCCCCGCGCGTCCGGCTCGTCGCGCGCGTTCTACCGCAAGGCGGTCCCGGGCCCGGTCGACATCCTCGTGGGTAATCCCGCTTGAAACCTCACTCCCGGCCAGTTCGGGCCGTGGGGCACCGGACGCGACCTGCGCCGGCAGAGATTCAGACCGTCCCTCCATCATCGCCTCCTGATAGGTTTAAGACTTTGTCGGCACGCTCAGCCATTGGATGTACACTCCCTCACACAGGGCGCGGGGCAGGTTCAATTGACGTCCGTCCACCTCGACCTGACAGTCGCCGTGGCGGCGCGCCACCACCTTGAGCACCACACCCGGCAGCACGCCGAGTTTGGCCAGCCGACGTAACAACGCAGGGCTTCGGTCGCTCACCCGAACCACCACCCCCGTCTCGCCGGGTGAGAGCTTCTCCAGTTGCGGGTATCGGATGTCACGCATGGTCCCATCCGCGGAGGGAATGGGATCACCATGCGGGTCCTGCGTCGGATTTCCCAAGGTCGTAGCGATGCGGGCCTCCACGTCCTCCGAAAGCACGTGCTCCATCCTCTCCGCCTCGCTATCGACTTTGTCGAGGCTCACCCCCAGGTGCTGCGCGAGGTACAATTCAATCAGCCGATGGTGCCGGATGATTTCGAGCGCAATGCGCTGGCCGGCCGGCGTAAGCGCGAAGCCGTGATAGCGAGCATAGGTGACCAGCCGAAGGCGGGCGAGGCGCTTGATCATGTTCGTGGCTGAGGCCGCCGACACGCCTAGCCGCTCGGCGATTTCCGAGGTTGACACGGTGCCCCGATCCTGCTGGAGCTTGTAGATCGCCTTCAAATAGTCTTGCATGACGCCGGTAATGACCGACATTGGATTTCCCCAGGGGCGCAAATTTCCTTCTAGCTGGCTAACGTATATTAGTGCCATCTAAAAATAACGGGAGGAACCGGCGGTGTCAACTGCCGATGCAGCTATCTGGTGGGGTGTGAGACGATCGGTCAGGCCTGCAGGACACCCGAGGCTCTGGTGTGTGCGAGGAAGGCCTCAACGACCTTGGGGTCAAACTGTGTTCCGCTTCCGCGCTCTATCTCCGCGATCGATTTTTCGATCGGCCACGCTTTTCGGTAGGCGCGCACGCCCAGCTGCGCATCAAAGGCATCGGCGATCGCCACGATGCGTCCTGCGATCGGGATCGCCTCACCCTTGAGGCCGTTCGGATACCCGGTCCCGTCCCATCGCTCATGATGGGTGAGGGCAATCTCCTCCGCGCACTTGAGGAGTGGAGACACTCCCTCGGCGAGGATCCTCGCCCCGATCGTCGTGTGCGTCTTGATGATCTCAAACTCCTCGGGCGTCAACTGACCTGATTTGAGCAGGATCTGATCGGGGATCCCAATCTTGCCCACATCGTGCAGCGGGGCCGCGTAGCGGATCAACTCCACTGTGTGCGTGGGGAGCCGCAACGTCTTGGCCAGCACCGCGGAAATCTGGCCGACCCGCATGGCGTGCTTGCCTGAGGGATCCTCGCGAAATTCGGCGACCAGCGCCAACCGCGCGAGGACCTCGAGATGGGCCAGTTCCACGTCCCTGATGTGGTTGTGTTCGCGCATGCCACGCCTCCGCCGTTTCGTCTCGTTCGTGCCCCTTTGCCGGCCGCGCTAGACATCCATCATCCGCGCGGCCCTGCGTCGCTTGACGCCGCGTGCTATAGTGGGCACCGATGATCGTGGTGATGGGTCCCCGGCATACGCCGGCCGAACGAGCGGCGGTGGTTCGCGAGATCGAAGGCGCGGGCCTTCGCGTGCACATGTCCGAGGGTGTCGAGCGAACCGTGATCGGGGTCGTCGGCGACAGCCACACGAAGGAACTGCTCCACGAGAGCTTGGAGGCGATGCTGGGGGTCGAGCGGGTGGTCCGCATCCTGCAGCCGTACAAGCTCGTGAACCGCGAGTTCCACGCCGGGCAAGACTCCACGGTCCGGGTTCGCGACGTGACGATCGGCGGCGGCCGGGTGGTCGTGATCGCGGGACCGTGCTCCGTTGAGAGCCGGCAGCAGGTCGCCGCCACCGCCCGCGCCGTGCGGGCGGCCGGGGCGCACCTCTTGCGCGGCGGCGCGTTCAAGCCGCGAACGTCCCCCTACTCCTTTCAGGGGCTGGAGGAGCTGGCGCTACAGGCCCTGGCCGAGGCGCGCGAAGAAACCGGTTTGCCCGTCGTCACCGAGGCGATGGACGCGCGTCAGCTCGAACTCGTCATCAAATACGCGGACATGGTGCAGATCGGGGCGCGCAACATGCAGAACTACACCTTGCTCCGGGACGCCGGTCGCGCGGGCCACCCGGTGCTCCTCAAACGCGGGCCGAGCGCGACGATCGAAGAACTCTTGCTCGCCGCGGAGTACATCATGTCCGAGGGGAATGCCAACGTCGTGCTGTGCGAGCGCGGCATCCGTACCTTCGAGACCTCGACGCGGTTTACGCTCGATCTGGCCGCGGTACCCGTGCTGAAGGGCCTAAGCCACCTCCCGGTGGTCGTGGATCCGTGCCACAGCTCGGGGAAGTGGAAGCTCGTCGCCCCGATGGCACGAGCGGCGGTGGCCGCGGGCGCGGATGGTCTCTTAGTGGAGGTGCATCCCGAGCCGGATCAAGCCCTCAGTGACGGGCCGCAGCAGTTGACCCCACAACACTTCACCGCCCTGATGGCGGAGGTGAGCGCCGTGGCGCTCGCGATCGGCAAGCGCGTCTAGTCCTGGGCGTTGCGCATCATTCCGGCGCCCGCGCGGTCAATGCGTTCCAGGAGAGTTCGAGCGCTTGAAAGCTCTTGTAGATCAGGTAGATCTGGTTCCACATGCCATCAAAGGCCGCCTTGGCCGCGGCGGGGTCACCGGCCGTGAGCGCCCGCTTGAGCCCCACCGCCCCCGCTTCCTGTGCCGCCGCGTTCGTCGCCGCGGCATCAGCCAGGGCCTTGGCCGCGGCGACGTGTCGGCCGGCCAGCACCTCGGTGGAGTCGCGCAGCCCGCGTTGCTCGGCGCGCTCTGCCACAGTCGCCGTGCCGTACCGCGGCGGGAGTTTGTTGCCGTGCTCGTCCCACAGGGTGTGCGTCGGTTCTAGGTGAGGCGTCACCGAGAGGTAGAGCGTCATCGGCGTGGCTCCAACCACGCGAACCTGGTGCATCTGGTCGGCCCGGGCGAAACACATCTGGCCGGGGCCGAGGACGGCCCGGTCGCCGTCGATCTCGAATTCGGCCTGGCCCTCGAGCACAAGAAACACCTCGTGGCCCAGGTCGTGGCTGTGCCGGGTGGCCACCGTGCCCGGCTCCATCCGCATGAAGCGCGACCGGATCTCCGGAGTGATGACCACATTGCGGACGGCGGTCCGGTAATCGTAGACGTCGAACGGCACGGCGGTCCCTCCCGGCGACTTACGTGTTGGGGTACGCCCGCACGATGTCTCGGACCAGCGCGATATCATGAACGGCGCTCCGCCCATCGGCGATCGGGGTCTTGCCGTCGCGCACGCACGCCCGGAAGTGCTGGAGTTCCAGTTTGAACGGGTTGTCGTGCCAGGAACGCTCCCTCTTCCAGGGCGTGCGGTCGGCGTCCATCCCATGAATGGTGACGGTCGAAGGGAGGCCCCGGGAGAAGCCGGTCGGGAAGGAGACCAACACGCGCTCCCGAGAGCCGTATACTTCGAGCGTTTCCCGAAACTCCCAGAGCTCCGGCAGGTCGACCCAGGTGCAGACCGCCCGCCGCTCATCGGGGTATTCCAGCACGGTGGAGATCCCGCGCCCCTCGGCCCAGATCTCGGTGCTGCGCACGCGCGCCGGCGGGCCAAAGAGGCCGTGCAGGTTGCCGAGATCGTGGATCATGCTGCCGAGGATCGTGGAGTAGGCTCGAAAGAGCGCCGGCGGCACCCGCTCGGGATCGGAGAACCCGAGGGCCTCGGCGACTCCGCGCCGGTATTCGGCGGCCGTCGCCTCACGCATCGCGGCCGGAATGTCGTCGAAGCGGTGCACCCTAAACTCCGCCGTGTGCAGGCTGTTGTCCGGGTGGAGGTGGTTCACTTGAATGAAGCGGACGTCGGTCATCTCCCGGACCCGCGCTTGGGCATACTGGTAGGTCGGGTCGTGCCGTTTCATGTACCCGACCATGAGGATACGCTCGGCCTTCTCCGCCGCGGCGACCATCGCCTCAGCCTCGGCCACCGTCGTGCACATCGGTTTTTCGACGAAGACGTGCTTGCCGGCGCGGGCCGCGGCGATGCTGGGTGCGGCGTGCGACCCAGACGGACATACGATCACGGCCTCGACGTCGCCGCGGACGAGGTCTCGGTAGTCGACGAACCGCCGCTCGGGCGGAACGCCGTATTCCTCCCCCACGGTGGCGAGCAAGGTCGGGGAGAGATCGCACAACCCCGCAATCACGAACTCGTCGCTGAGCTCCCGGAGGTGGGGGAGGTGTTGGATCTGAGCGATCGCCCCGCAGCCGATGATGCCGATCTTGAGTGTGTTCAACTGATCGCCCTCCTGAGTTTGGGATCCATAAAATCTCTGAGCGAGTCCCCGAAGAGGTTGGCGGCCATGATCGTGAGCGTGATGGCCACCCCAGGGAAGATCACCATCCACCATGGCGGTTTGAACGCTTCGGCCAGCACGCCGCCGAGCATGTTCCCCCAACTCGGCGCCGGCGGCGGCACCCCGACCCCAAGGAAGCTGAGCGCCGACTCGGCGAAGATGGCCGTCCCCAGATTCAGGCTGACGATCACGAGCAGGGGCGCCACACACTGGGGAGCGATGTGACGGGGGATGATGCGGATCGGCGCCGCCCCGATCGCCCGGGCGGCGTCGACGTAGGCCGACTCCCTGATCGAGAGGACCACCGAGCGGATCACGCGGGTCGATAGCGGAACACGAGTCACGGCGATGGCGACGATGACGGTGTGGAGCCCGGAGCCGAGGCCCGTCAGCAGCAGCATCGCCAGGATGAGCGCGGGGAACGAGAGCAGCACCTCGAGGACCCGCTGGCTGATCATGTCGAATCGACGGCCCAGGTAGCCGGAGGTGAGACCCCAGACGAAGCCGACGCTGTCGCCGAGGAGCACCGAGCTCGCGGCGACCAGCAGCGTGATG from bacterium carries:
- a CDS encoding M48 family metalloprotease, with amino-acid sequence MRFSRRRLITAMAAAVVAVVLPFAPRSSIADAQLFAVSEADEIKIGRQVEAEVLKTYGFVNDPAKTRYVRGIALKLAHVSERPNLPWTYHIVQDASVNAFAAPGGFVFVTKGLLPFVKSRDELAFVLGHETTHIAHRHAVDLAQKQMELQFGAILITQLLFGGSLSAYQLSQVASGLLGAKYSRDKEYEADHYGVIFAKKAGFDPRASVSFFERLQGLEQKQGAVGTAFASHPPTPDRIKAVRDELRQMGYQIAASVK
- a CDS encoding zinc ABC transporter substrate-binding protein, with product MLSRRAHVVGMIVVVGLGLLGAARAAPAASVASRIIIVAAENFYGDIVGQIGGDHVAVTSIITDPNVDPHEYVINARDGAAVANARLVIQNGIGYDDFMNQLMAASPNPQRKVIVVAELTGHKKGDNLHLWYDPPTIPKVAQAVLEALVQIDPGNATSFRNWYRAFQASLLPLNQAIANTKAQYGGTPIAFTEPVFGYMAAALGLNVLTPIEFQKAIEEGEDPPASALARMEDQLKTHQVKVLLYNTQTVSPITTRVRELARRVGVPVVGVSETEPPGKSFQQWMLSQLEALRAALAASK
- a CDS encoding DNA polymerase ligase N-terminal domain-containing protein, coding for MSLQEYRRKRRFGRTPEPEGRPGPPSKTAGKLTYVIQKHQASHLHYDLRLEANGVMLSWAVPKGPSLDPSVKRLAMRVEDHPVDYARFEGVIPEGEYGAGTVMVWDRGTWVPDDPDVDAALRRGELKFTLRGTKLKGSWVLVRTRSGYPASSGRPAWLLIKHRDAYASDRDVTVSRPNSVVSRRTLAGIAGAASGDAAGRAGGSATAAIVRRPAPRRRAPASRRGQRR
- a CDS encoding Fur family transcriptional regulator; this translates as MATSSTLPEAVWARLRQVGLRVTPVRRRLLRLFASSRRWYTPEELRAAAEQAGLHPGRATVYRLIAALTEAGLCRSFPQTNRTTRYVFCAPGHHHHMICLDCGSVASVADCQVSVPDRRFAVLDHVVDFFGRCTRCQKKVAPAR
- a CDS encoding metal ABC transporter permease, which codes for MSSLWHYAFVQHALLAGIITAVLAGCVGPIVTARNMSFAVHGLAELGFTGAAGAVLLGASPMIGVLTATFAAAAAIGVLGVRLRERDIAIGSVLAFGTGLGVLFLSLTQRYATEAFGILFGSILAVTTGDIVRSLIVGTVAIAVLAVIYRPLRFASVDPEVAEARGVPVRLLSTVFLLLLALAVSEAVQVVGVLLILTLLIVPSAAAQRVTAHPGLVVAYSVGIALVATIGGLACAIYTSLPVSFFVATLSFAAYLLARAVSVGTMKMARRPSAEAEDAGRGSLTRPSSSESH
- a CDS encoding ATP-binding cassette domain-containing protein, which encodes MVPPGEFLAVLGPNGTGKTSLLRVLLGLQPLSEGQAEVLGRVPHRGNPAIGYIPQQRAFDADLPLRGRDLVRFGLDGHQWGFTRDSRVARRQVDEILTLLDARAFADEPIGRLSGGEQQRLRVAQALIGRPRLLLCDEPLLSLDLNYQQTIVQLLSEWNRQRGVTVIFVTHDVNPLLAVIDRVLLLAGGPWAVGDVDEVLTSETLTRLYRRPVEVLRIEGRVVVLGAELGGHEPLPGHRAGVR